One genomic segment of Streptomyces niveus includes these proteins:
- a CDS encoding ADP-ribosylglycohydrolase family protein, with the protein MRSATSSALYDAPPTDQLPTAPALHEQPTTAQPPARPAIEDSPAAVRSATGPALHDQPATVQPPARPAIEDQPPIGRTPARPAIEDEPAGGRGPVVVGVSNAPRCEHLAPNSRRTPRKHPPRHRVEGLLLGLAAGDAAGWPAARHRAARMPEWTRRLTRELDTFAEQNATTTLPVPIALNQPPEPLRLGPSDDAEWAAFAAETVLTAFGDLFLGLPADRRMRAAVDLAWNTLAGEIAAAADRAPEVESAVLPLRARISVRAGLGNLATGLRPPATGHDNPHYFDDAACVRAVVLAVVHPGRPAAAAELAEFDARYTQDGDGVHGARAMAAAVAAALGGADTATAVAAALEQLPHCTEIGRNARHAVKLARDFTHEPAGAFGLVPLLEHQIVDHVYSYGIAAAETVPVALALTVASGGNVAAAVPAAACLSRVADSAPALAGALTGALGGGAAVPATWRDACRRLAGCALPRLAGTDLVELAGLLAHTLSPAEAPDATDARGTTTATHNCP; encoded by the coding sequence GTGCGCAGTGCGACCAGCTCTGCGCTCTACGACGCACCGCCGACCGACCAACTTCCAACTGCTCCGGCACTTCACGAGCAACCGACAACCGCCCAACCACCAGCCCGTCCGGCGATTGAGGACTCACCGGCAGCCGTACGCAGTGCGACCGGCCCTGCGCTCCACGACCAACCGGCGACCGTCCAACCACCAGCCCGTCCGGCGATTGAGGACCAACCGCCCATCGGCCGAACCCCAGCCCGTCCGGCGATTGAGGACGAACCCGCCGGCGGGCGGGGCCCGGTCGTCGTCGGCGTCAGCAACGCGCCCCGTTGCGAACACCTCGCCCCCAACTCCCGCCGAACACCCCGCAAGCACCCCCCGCGCCACCGCGTCGAAGGGCTACTGCTCGGGCTCGCCGCCGGTGACGCCGCCGGGTGGCCCGCCGCGAGGCACCGCGCCGCGCGGATGCCCGAGTGGACGCGACGCCTCACCCGCGAACTCGACACCTTCGCCGAGCAGAACGCGACCACCACCCTCCCCGTCCCCATCGCCCTCAACCAGCCCCCCGAGCCGCTGCGGCTCGGCCCCTCCGACGACGCCGAGTGGGCGGCCTTCGCCGCCGAGACCGTGCTCACCGCGTTCGGTGATCTCTTCCTCGGCCTCCCCGCCGACCGGCGGATGCGCGCCGCCGTCGACCTCGCCTGGAACACCCTCGCCGGCGAGATCGCCGCCGCCGCGGACCGGGCGCCCGAGGTCGAGTCCGCCGTACTGCCCCTCCGCGCCCGGATCTCCGTACGCGCCGGGCTCGGCAATCTCGCCACGGGTCTGCGCCCGCCCGCGACCGGCCACGACAATCCGCACTACTTCGACGACGCGGCGTGTGTACGGGCTGTCGTGCTGGCGGTCGTTCATCCGGGCCGGCCGGCCGCCGCCGCCGAACTCGCCGAGTTCGACGCCCGCTACACGCAGGACGGCGACGGAGTGCACGGCGCCCGCGCGATGGCCGCCGCCGTCGCCGCGGCGCTCGGCGGCGCCGACACCGCAACGGCCGTGGCCGCCGCGCTCGAACAGCTCCCGCACTGCACGGAGATCGGCCGCAACGCGCGCCACGCGGTCAAGCTGGCACGGGACTTCACACACGAGCCGGCCGGCGCGTTCGGCCTCGTCCCGCTGCTGGAGCATCAGATCGTGGACCACGTCTACAGCTACGGCATCGCGGCGGCCGAGACCGTGCCGGTCGCCCTCGCGCTGACCGTGGCGTCCGGCGGGAACGTCGCCGCCGCCGTACCCGCCGCCGCGTGCCTCTCGCGGGTCGCGGACTCGGCCCCGGCGCTCGCCGGCGCGCTGACCGGCGCGCTCGGCGGGGGCGCCGCCGTGCCCGCGACCTGGCGCGACGCCTGCCGCAGGTTGGCGGGCTGCGCGCTGCCCCGTCTCGCGGGTACGGACCTGGTCGAGCTCGCCGGGCTGCTGGCGCACACGCTGAGCCCAGCGGAAGCGCCGGACGCAACGGATGCGAGGGGCACGACGACGGCCACGCACAACTGCCCGTAG
- a CDS encoding HpcH/HpaI aldolase/citrate lyase family protein gives MTGRPGHAPHPPLTWLYAPGDRPDVVQKALVSGADAVIVDLEDAVAADRREYARSATAELLASPRATPVHVRIAGKEDIASLVGLPGLAGLRLPKVARASDIHRVAAVAPDTHLYALLESALGIENAHAVATAHPAVRGIALGEADLRAELGAGSDAGLDWPRGRVVVAARAAGLPAPVQSVYPDVRDLEGLAASCAHGRSLGFLGRSAIHPRQLPVIERAYLPTAREVESAAEIVEAAAENAGAQALPDGRFVDAAIVAAAHRTLFLAARR, from the coding sequence GTGACCGGCCGTCCGGGACACGCCCCGCATCCCCCGCTCACCTGGCTGTACGCACCCGGCGACCGGCCCGACGTCGTACAGAAGGCGCTCGTCTCGGGCGCCGACGCGGTGATCGTCGACCTGGAGGACGCGGTGGCCGCCGACCGCAGGGAGTACGCGCGCTCCGCGACGGCCGAACTGCTGGCCTCGCCGCGGGCCACACCGGTCCACGTCCGGATCGCCGGGAAGGAGGACATCGCCTCGCTGGTCGGGCTCCCCGGCCTGGCCGGGCTGCGGCTGCCGAAGGTCGCGCGCGCGTCCGACATCCACCGGGTCGCCGCCGTGGCCCCGGACACCCATCTGTACGCGCTGCTCGAATCCGCCCTCGGCATCGAGAACGCCCACGCCGTCGCCACGGCCCACCCCGCCGTGCGCGGTATCGCGCTCGGGGAGGCCGACCTCCGCGCCGAGCTGGGGGCGGGGAGCGACGCCGGGCTCGACTGGCCGCGCGGCCGCGTCGTGGTGGCTGCGCGGGCCGCCGGTCTGCCGGCCCCTGTCCAGTCCGTGTACCCCGACGTACGGGACCTGGAGGGGCTGGCCGCGTCCTGCGCCCACGGCCGCTCGCTCGGCTTCCTCGGTCGCTCCGCGATCCATCCGCGCCAGCTGCCGGTGATCGAGCGCGCGTATCTTCCGACGGCGCGGGAGGTCGAGTCCGCGGCGGAGATCGTCGAGGCGGCGGCGGAGAACGCGGGGGCGCAGGCGCTGCCGGACGGGCGGTTCGTGGACGCGGCGATCGTGGCTGCGGCCCACCGCACACTGTTCCTGGCGGCGCGGCGTTAG
- a CDS encoding CaiB/BaiF CoA transferase family protein has product MTTATRPDDPTASVSPPLHGLRVLDLATLFAGPLAATMLGDFGAEVVKVEHPTRPDPSRGHGPAKDGVGLWWKILGRNKRTITLDLGAPAGRDVLLRLAADADVIVENFRPGTLERWGLGWAELSAVNPRLVLARVTGFGQFGPYSHRPGFGTLAEAMSGFAAMTGEPDGPPTLPPFGLADSIAALATAYAVMTALSGRTATGRGQVVDLAIIEPILTVLGPQPLWYDQLGYVQPRTGNRSRNNAPRNTYRTADGCWLAVSTSAQSVAERVMRLVGREELIDEPWFGTGSGRAEHADVLDEAVGGWIALRSRDDAIAAFEKAEAAIAPVHDIRDVMSDPQYRALGTVTEVPDPELGPIRMQNVLFRLSETPGSIRWAGRPHGADTEAVLTELGLSAPEIAVLREEGVL; this is encoded by the coding sequence ATGACCACCGCCACCCGGCCGGACGACCCGACCGCCTCCGTCTCTCCCCCGCTGCACGGTCTGCGCGTCCTCGACCTCGCCACGCTCTTCGCCGGGCCCCTCGCCGCGACGATGCTCGGCGACTTCGGCGCCGAGGTCGTCAAGGTCGAGCACCCCACCCGCCCGGACCCGTCGCGCGGCCACGGGCCCGCGAAGGACGGTGTCGGCCTCTGGTGGAAGATCCTCGGCCGCAACAAGCGCACCATCACGCTCGACCTCGGTGCCCCGGCGGGCCGGGACGTCCTGCTGCGCCTCGCCGCCGACGCGGACGTGATCGTGGAGAACTTCCGCCCCGGCACGCTGGAGAGATGGGGTCTCGGCTGGGCCGAACTCTCCGCAGTCAACCCCCGGCTGGTCCTGGCCCGGGTCACCGGCTTCGGGCAGTTCGGTCCGTACTCGCACCGGCCCGGGTTCGGCACTCTGGCCGAGGCGATGAGCGGGTTCGCCGCGATGACCGGCGAGCCCGACGGGCCGCCGACGCTGCCCCCGTTCGGCCTGGCCGACTCGATCGCCGCGCTGGCCACCGCGTACGCCGTGATGACCGCCCTCAGCGGCCGGACGGCGACGGGGCGGGGTCAGGTGGTGGACCTGGCGATCATCGAGCCGATCCTGACGGTGCTGGGGCCGCAGCCCCTCTGGTACGACCAGCTCGGCTACGTACAGCCCCGTACCGGCAACCGCTCCCGCAACAACGCGCCCCGCAACACCTACCGCACCGCCGACGGCTGCTGGCTCGCGGTCTCCACCTCCGCCCAGTCGGTCGCGGAGCGGGTGATGCGGCTGGTGGGCAGGGAGGAGCTGATCGACGAGCCGTGGTTCGGCACCGGCAGCGGCCGGGCGGAGCACGCCGATGTGCTGGACGAGGCGGTCGGCGGCTGGATCGCCCTGCGTTCGCGCGACGACGCGATCGCCGCGTTCGAGAAGGCGGAGGCGGCGATCGCGCCCGTCCACGACATCAGGGACGTCATGAGCGATCCGCAGTACCGGGCGCTGGGCACCGTCACCGAGGTCCCGGATCCGGAGCTGGGCCCGATCCGTATGCAGAACGTCCTCTTCAGGCTCTCCGAGACCCCCGGCTCCATCCGCTGGGCGGGCCGCCCCCACGGCGCCGACACGGAAGCGGTCCTGACCGAACTGGGCCTGTCGGCACCGGAGATCGCGGTCCTCCGTGAAGAGGGCGTGCTGTGA
- the rbsK gene encoding ribokinase: protein MTGIVVLGSTNMDLVAYVARAPKHGETVTGREFRTVPGGKGANQAVAAARAGGDVAMIGAVGTDEFGVLLRHTLTSSGVDTDLLHTAEGPSGTAHIVVDDEGGNAIVVIPGANGTVTALGPGEETVITSAGSLLLQLELPLSAVLDGARAARRHGVRTILTPAPVQPLPPELLACTDLLVPNEHEAAALAGVADPYGAAEVLLRRVPEVVITLGAAGCLYAARGAVPVTVPAPKVTAVDTTAAGDTFVGALAVAIGEGRPMAEAARWASAAAALCVRRHGASTSMPYRSEIDEAAS, encoded by the coding sequence ATGACCGGCATCGTGGTGCTCGGCAGCACCAACATGGACCTCGTCGCGTACGTCGCACGGGCCCCGAAGCACGGGGAGACCGTCACCGGCCGTGAATTCCGTACGGTCCCCGGCGGCAAGGGCGCCAACCAGGCCGTCGCCGCAGCCCGCGCCGGCGGCGACGTGGCGATGATCGGCGCGGTCGGCACCGACGAGTTCGGCGTGCTGCTGAGGCACACGCTCACCTCGTCCGGCGTGGACACCGACCTCCTCCACACCGCCGAAGGCCCTTCCGGCACCGCGCACATCGTCGTGGACGACGAGGGCGGCAACGCGATTGTCGTCATCCCCGGCGCGAACGGCACCGTCACCGCGCTCGGCCCCGGCGAGGAGACCGTCATCACCTCCGCCGGCTCCCTGCTCCTCCAGCTCGAACTCCCCCTGAGCGCCGTGCTCGACGGCGCGCGGGCCGCTCGGCGGCACGGGGTGCGGACGATCCTCACCCCCGCCCCCGTCCAGCCCCTGCCGCCCGAACTCCTCGCCTGCACCGATCTGTTGGTCCCCAACGAGCACGAGGCCGCCGCGCTCGCGGGCGTCGCCGACCCGTACGGCGCGGCCGAGGTGCTGCTCCGCCGGGTCCCCGAGGTGGTGATCACCCTGGGCGCGGCGGGGTGTCTGTACGCGGCGCGCGGCGCCGTGCCCGTCACCGTCCCCGCGCCGAAGGTCACCGCAGTGGACACGACGGCCGCCGGGGACACGTTCGTCGGCGCGCTCGCCGTGGCGATCGGCGAGGGCCGCCCGATGGCGGAGGCGGCGCGCTGGGCGTCGGCCGCCGCCGCGCTGTGCGTGCGGCGCCACGGGGCCTCCACGTCCATGCCGTACCGCTCCGAGATCGACGAGGCCGCCTCATGA
- a CDS encoding ADP-ribosylglycohydrolase family protein, which produces MTTLRASATPTREEPPALEDRITGALVGAAVGDALGGPVEGYTPEQIMDRHGGRVTGIVGPWNEDWRTARPIAPYHKGDGHVTDDTLLTHALVRVYDTVRDHLDAYAVADHLVPDLISTPRWIPELEAEALPLQRIFLAEKWLVARIHYGHVDPREAGAGNIVNCGAAMYMAPVGLVNAANPAAAYAEAVDVAGAHQSSYGREAAGVLAAAVAAACVPGATPTSVVDACLALAKDGTRAAIEAVCEVAAAYQDFEPALRPLRDAVAPFDTVGPDYRTPSLGARRPSRLHSIEELPVALGMLLIGDGDYRRTVLGSVNYGRDCDSIATMSGAVAGALSGGAAIPAEWSKRVSEASRLDLHGPARTLTEVAYEVFARDTARRRAHESAFAALTDPR; this is translated from the coding sequence ATGACGACGCTCAGAGCATCCGCGACGCCCACCCGCGAAGAGCCACCCGCGCTCGAAGACCGGATCACCGGCGCTCTCGTCGGCGCGGCCGTCGGAGACGCGCTCGGCGGCCCCGTCGAGGGCTACACCCCCGAGCAGATCATGGACCGGCACGGCGGCCGGGTGACCGGCATCGTCGGCCCGTGGAACGAGGACTGGCGTACGGCGCGCCCCATCGCCCCGTACCACAAGGGCGACGGCCACGTCACCGACGACACCTTGCTGACGCACGCGCTGGTGCGGGTGTACGACACGGTGCGCGACCACCTCGACGCGTACGCCGTCGCCGACCATCTCGTCCCCGACCTGATCTCCACACCCCGCTGGATCCCGGAGCTGGAGGCCGAGGCGCTGCCGCTCCAGCGGATCTTCCTGGCGGAGAAGTGGCTCGTCGCCCGTATCCACTACGGACATGTGGACCCGCGCGAGGCGGGCGCCGGGAACATCGTCAACTGCGGTGCGGCGATGTACATGGCGCCGGTGGGACTCGTCAACGCGGCGAATCCGGCGGCGGCTTACGCGGAGGCCGTCGACGTCGCCGGCGCGCACCAGTCGTCGTACGGCAGGGAGGCCGCCGGGGTCCTCGCGGCGGCGGTCGCGGCGGCGTGCGTGCCGGGTGCGACGCCGACGAGCGTCGTCGACGCGTGTCTCGCGCTCGCCAAGGACGGGACGCGGGCGGCGATCGAGGCGGTGTGCGAAGTGGCCGCCGCGTACCAGGACTTCGAGCCCGCGCTGCGCCCGCTGCGGGATGCCGTCGCCCCCTTCGACACGGTGGGCCCCGACTACCGCACCCCGTCCCTCGGCGCGCGCCGCCCCTCGCGGCTGCACTCCATCGAGGAGTTGCCCGTCGCCCTGGGCATGCTGCTGATCGGCGACGGCGACTACCGCCGTACGGTCCTCGGGTCGGTCAACTACGGCCGCGACTGCGACTCGATCGCCACGATGAGCGGGGCGGTGGCGGGGGCGCTGTCCGGCGGGGCGGCGATCCCGGCGGAGTGGTCGAAGCGGGTCTCGGAGGCGAGCCGGCTCGACCTGCACGGCCCGGCGCGGACACTGACGGAGGTCGCGTACGAGGTCTTCGCCCGCGACACGGCACGGCGCCGCGCCCACGAGTCGGCCTTCGCCGCGCTGACGGACCCGCGATGA
- a CDS encoding ADP-ribosylglycohydrolase family protein: MTERLRVTWVQPEDLLGHELRQASEDGRDATAQAATWHASGGPPSPPRAGASTPPPPPALRALALTLLDELAELPQPLTDREPTPLPAITQACGNTWPKPLHDRDNDTPPTTAPHADTSRASAAPEPPGPDGHAPLTTAPQSAPHTPKSTTTPPPPRASAGGSRGSGGPPPVSGRGGAGEQTPLSTHQSHAAWLGRAVGCLLGKPVEKLELPAIRALARATGNWPLNTWFTARGVPADLTAAHPWNRRSAGNSLAENIDGMPEDDDLNYPLLNVLLLQRYGRDFRTSDVALLWLDQLPAGRTFTAERVAYRNLLSGIEPPDTARHHNPFREWIGAAIRADVHGWTHPGDPASAAAQAYRDATLTHTANGVYSAMFVAGTIAAAGGGADVHASLRAGLSVVPPRSRLAQAVRRAIRLARAHTDFDTVVDRLHDAHGHYHWVHAVPNAALLAAALTHADGDFTGSICRAVSGGWDTDSNGATAGSVAGLLAGHPDRLPERWTAPLKNRLATSVVGFDGIGFDELARLTQEALRP, translated from the coding sequence ATGACGGAACGGCTGCGGGTGACCTGGGTCCAGCCGGAGGATCTGCTGGGCCACGAACTGCGCCAGGCGTCCGAGGACGGCCGTGACGCGACGGCGCAGGCCGCCACCTGGCACGCGTCGGGCGGCCCCCCGTCCCCACCCCGCGCGGGCGCCTCAACCCCACCGCCACCCCCGGCCCTGCGCGCGCTGGCCCTGACACTGCTGGACGAACTGGCGGAGCTGCCTCAGCCGTTGACGGACCGGGAACCAACCCCCCTCCCGGCGATCACCCAAGCCTGCGGCAACACCTGGCCGAAACCCCTGCACGACCGCGACAACGACACACCACCAACTACCGCACCGCACGCCGACACCTCTCGGGCGTCCGCCGCCCCGGAACCGCCCGGTCCCGACGGCCACGCACCCCTCACCACCGCACCGCAAAGCGCGCCACACACCCCGAAGAGCACAACCACCCCACCCCCACCGCGCGCAAGCGCCGGCGGATCACGGGGGTCCGGGGGGCCGCCCCCGGTTTCGGGCAGGGGCGGGGCTGGGGAGCAGACACCCCTCAGCACGCACCAGTCGCACGCCGCCTGGCTCGGCCGCGCCGTCGGCTGCCTCCTCGGCAAGCCCGTCGAGAAGCTCGAACTCCCCGCCATCCGCGCCCTCGCCCGCGCCACCGGCAACTGGCCCCTGAACACCTGGTTCACCGCCAGAGGCGTCCCCGCCGACCTCACCGCCGCGCACCCCTGGAACCGGCGCTCAGCCGGCAACTCCCTCGCCGAGAACATCGACGGCATGCCCGAGGACGACGACCTCAACTACCCCCTGCTCAACGTGCTGTTGCTCCAGCGGTACGGCCGTGACTTCCGCACCTCCGACGTCGCGCTGCTGTGGCTCGACCAGTTGCCCGCCGGGCGTACGTTCACCGCCGAGCGCGTCGCGTACCGCAATCTGCTCTCCGGGATCGAGCCGCCCGACACCGCCCGGCACCACAACCCGTTCCGGGAGTGGATCGGCGCGGCGATCCGCGCGGACGTGCACGGGTGGACGCACCCCGGCGACCCCGCGTCGGCCGCCGCCCAGGCGTACCGGGACGCCACGCTGACGCACACCGCCAACGGCGTGTACAGCGCCATGTTCGTCGCGGGCACCATCGCCGCCGCGGGCGGCGGCGCCGACGTGCACGCCTCCCTGCGCGCCGGTCTCTCCGTCGTACCCCCGCGCTCGCGCCTCGCGCAGGCCGTCCGCCGGGCGATCCGACTCGCCCGCGCCCACACCGATTTCGACACCGTCGTGGACCGACTCCACGACGCCCACGGCCACTACCACTGGGTCCACGCCGTCCCCAACGCCGCGCTCCTCGCCGCCGCCCTCACCCACGCCGACGGCGACTTCACCGGCTCCATCTGCCGTGCCGTGTCCGGCGGTTGGGACACCGACTCCAACGGCGCTACGGCCGGCTCCGTCGCCGGTCTGCTCGCCGGGCACCCGGACCGGCTGCCCGAGCGGTGGACGGCTCCGCTCAAGAACCGCCTCGCCACCTCCGTCGTCGGATTCGACGGCATCGGTTTCGACGAACTCGCCCGACTCACCCAGGAGGCACTCCGCCCATGA